The DNA window TTATGCCGACTCAAGAGTAGAAAAAATAATATTTTTACTTTTCAACAGATTAAAGCAGCAGGAGATAATGAGGCGCTTTTTATACAAAAAATCAAAGAAGATGCTGCTGGCAATTTGTGGATTGGAACCAAAACCAAAGGGGTTTATAAATTTGACAATCGTTCTCAAAAACTAATATCCCTTCAAGCCAACGGACTGCAGAACGGAATTGGTCTTGATATAAGAGCAATCGATATCGATAAAAACGGTGCGCTGTGGATAGGGACTTATAGTGGTGTGAGCGTGCTGAATTCCGAGGGTAACATCCAAAAAGTAGAGAATTCTTCGGCTAAAAACACCAGTTTAAAAAAAGTTAAAGCAATTTTTACGGATAAAAAAGGTACTGTTTGGATTGGGACGTACTATAATGGGTTATATAATTGGGATGTTTCGAATGTCAATTTCACAAACTTAAATCAAAATTCAGGAAAACAGGCACTTAGTTTCGATGTCATTAGTTCCATAATAGCCGACAAAAATCAGAATGTATATTTTGGTACAGAAGGTGGTGGTATCACTATTTTGGACAAAAAAACAGAAAGAACTCGATTTTTATCTGCTGGTAAAAGCTTGGAATGGCCTGGAAATAGTATCAAATCGATGCTTTTGACCGATAATGGGATTTTATGGATCGGCACTTTTTCAGATGGCTTATCGGCTTACGATATCAAGACACAACAATTTTTGCCTTCTTTAATTTCGCCCGATTTGAAAAACTTATTGAAAGAAACTGGAGTTTATGTCATCAAAAAGGGTAGGGATAAAGATGTAATTTGGCTTGGAAGCTTTGGAAAGGGACTGATACGATATGCTATGACTACCAAAACCTATCAAATCATCGGGAATGATAATTATTCCGATAATTTTTTGACCAATAACCGTATTCGTACCTTGCTGATTGATTCCAAAGACAACATTTGGATCGGTACTCAAAGTGGATTAAATTGTATTAATTTGAATGATATTGAAAATAATAAATATAAAATCAAACATTTTTTCTTTGACAATAGTACTCTTTCTGGTGATGATATTCTGAGCTTATTTCAGGATCACAAAGACAGAATTTGGGTTGGTACCAAAGCCAAAGGTTTGTATATGTTGAATGGGTCTGCCATTAAAAGTATCAAATTTAAACCAGGAAATGAAACAGTAACCGCCATACATGCTATATTAGAAGATGCCAAAAGTAATTTGTGGTTGAGTTCCAATTTTGGTATCATCAAATACAATACAACTAAAAATGCTCTGATTGTTTACAATCAAAAGCAGGGTTTGGTAAGTAATGAATTTAATGATAATGCTTGTTTGAAGCTGGCTCCAAATCAATTTTATTTTGGCGGACCGCTAGGGGTTTCCTATTTTAATTCCGATAGAATTGCAATTAATTCCTATTCACCTCAAGTTATATTGACTGGATTAAACATCAAAAATGAATTGGTTGATGTAAATACCAATCAGGAAATTTTGGAAAATAGTATTACTTATACCAAAACATTGACATTAAGTTATGATAAGGCCAATTTTTCGATCAATTTTGCTATTCCTAATTTTATCAATTCAACCAATAATCGGTATTCCTATCGATTAGTTGGATTGGAAAACAATTGGACAACTACGGATAAAAACGAAGCAGTTTATACCATACAAACACCGGGTACCTATGTTTTTGAGGTACGAGGTGCCAACAATGATGGAGTTTGGAATACGGTACCCACCACGCTCGAAATCATAGTAGAGCCCGCTCCTTGGCGCAGTGTTTGGGCGTTTTTGCTTTATTTTATCATAATTGGAGCCGCTTTGTATGGATTGGCCTGGATTATAAAGTCCAAAGAAATTCTCAAAAAAGAATTAGAATTAGAACATTTGGAAACCCAAATTAATAAAGAAAATACTTCGGCTAAATTGCAATTTTTTACCAATATTTCACACGAATTTAGAACGCCGCTTACCCTGATTTTAGGGCCTTTGCAGCAAATTCTTTCGAATTATAACGGAAGCAATGAGATGTATAAAAAATTGATGGTTATCGAAAGTAGTGCTAACCATCTTTTAGGTTTGATCAATCGATTAATGGATTTTAGAAAGTTCGAAAACAAACAATTTATACTAGAATCTGCTCAAGGAAATATTGTCAAATTCTTAAATGAAATCTTTTTATCTTTCTCAGAATACGCCAAAGACGGCAATTATACCTATACTTTTAGCACTTCGGACGAAGAAATTCTGGTATACTATGATCGCTATAAATTAGAACGAGTTTTTTATAATTTGATTTCAAATGCTTTTAGATATACACCAAAGGCAGGTGTTATTTCGATGACTATTACTAAAGAGGATCAGGATATTATTATAGCCATCACAGATTCTGGGGTGGGAATTGCTGAAGAATATATCGATAAGATTTTTGATTTATTTTTTGAGGTTCCAGGTCATAAAAAAGTTGAAAATGATTATAATAAGGGAACGGGAATCGGTTTGTCAATTGTAAAAAACATTGTCGATCTCCACAAGGGAATTATCAAGGTGGAAAATAAAAGTACTGGAGGTGCGATTTTTGCCGTTCGGCTGCCGCTCGGAAAAGCACATCTTTCCGAAAGTGAAATCAGTAAAGATTTTAAAGTAAGCGACGATGTATCGCTGTATACTTCGCAATTGACTCAACTAAATGATCCGGAAGACGAAGAATATTTGGAGTTAGATTCCAATACTGAAAAACTTAGTATCCTGATTGTTGAGGATCATAAAGTCTTACGAAATTTTATCAAAAATTTCCTTAAATCGGAGTATAATGTTTTGGTAGCCGAAAATGGGGTCAAAGGACTGAAAAAAGCCTTGAAATATGTTCCAGATTTGGTCATTAGTGATGTTATAATGCCTGAAATGGTAGGTACCGAGCTTTGTGCTAAAATTAAAGAAAATATCAAAACCAGTCATATCCCTGTTATTTTATTGACCTCAAGAACCTCGTTTGTCTATAAAATTGAAGGTCTGGAAAGTGGGGCCGATGATTATATCAGTAAACCTTTTAATTTGGTTGAATTCAAACTGAGGATCAAAAATGTATTGAATTCTGCCCAGCGATTGAAAGAAAAATTCTCGAGCGACACCAATTATATTGCCAGCGAAATCACCACTTCGTCATTAGATGAACAATTGTTCAAAAAAGCGATAAAAGTAGTCGAAGAGAATATTTCGAATGAGCAATTTGATGTGCAAAGTTTTTGTTCGGAACTGGGTGTAAGCAGAACGATGTTGTTTACAAAAGTCAAAGCTTGGACCAATTTTACTCCCAACGAATTTATTCAGGAAATTAGAATGAAGCGCGCCGCAAATTTATTAGAACAAACCAGTCTCAATATATCGCAAGTAGCTTACAAAGTTGGTTTTACTAATCCAAAGTATTTCAGCAAGTGTTTCCAGAAGCGATTTAGAGAAACCCCTTCGCAATACGCCAATCGATTTTCGGATGATGCTAAAAACTAGTTTTCCCCTTTGAATACTTACTAATTTGTATCATTGATTACCCTTTTTTGGATTTTTAGATCCTGCTACATTTTTAAATTTGTACAACGAAAACCCAGAAGCATTCAAAAGTACATTGGGTTCAATTGTGTAAAATGAACAATCCGATGAAGAAAATCGTTTCTTTAGATGTAGAATCGAACCGCAAACATTATAATTCAATTATGAGAAGATTTTATATTATCCTTTTTTATGGGCTGCTACTTTTTTTCCATCCTAATGCCTTTGCACAGCAGCGGCTTGATGAGGCAACGATTCAAAAAAGACTCAATACCCGATTTGAAAAGCTTTTAGAATATCCTATTGACTCCCTTGGATTTCCAAGAAGTATGTCCGTCAAAACTGGGCTAATTAAAAAAGTGCCGTCAAAGGATTGGACCAGTGGTTTTTATGTGGGCAATTTGTGGCAATTGTACATCATTACTGGCGATACGAGATATAAAGAATATGCTAGCCAATGGAATCCCTATTTGGAAAAAGAAAAATTTAACGGAAAAACTCACGATATGGGTTTTAAGATTTATTGCAGCTACGGAAAAGGATATGAAATCACCCAATCCGAGGCCTATAAAAAAATAATCATAAAAAGTGCCCAGACGCTCAGCACTAGATTCAGTAATAAAGTAGGTTCCTTAAAATCTTGGGACAATAGAGACCGATGGGAATTTCCGGTGATCATCGATAATATGATGAATTTGGAATTGCTTTTTGAAGCTTCAAAGCTGACAGGGGATGATTCCTATAGAAAAATTGCCATTCAACACGCCAATACAACACTAAAAAATCATTTCCGAAAAGACAATAGTTGCTATCACGTACTAGGTTACGATTCTATTTCGGGTAAAGTGATTAGTAAAAACACGCATCAAGGGTATAGTGATGCATCTTCATGGGCTAGAGGACAGGCTTGGGCAGTTTACGGATTTACAATGGCTTATCGCTATACAATGGATAAATCTTACTTAAAACAAGCCGAAGCCACGGCTCAGTTTTTTATCAATCATAAAAATTTGCCCGTAGATGGAATTCCCTACTGGGATTTTGATGTGCCCAATATTCCGAATACCTACAGAGATGCTTCTGCGGCAGCGATAATGGCTTCGGCGCTTATAGAACTTTATTCGGTTACCAAAAATGAAATGTATTTGAATTACTCCAACAAAGTAATTCAATCGTTAAGTTCAGATAAATATCTTTTACATAAATCTGTAAAAGGACCATTTATTTTGGATCATTGCACAGGCGATTGGTCCAAAAAACTAGAGTTAGATGAGCCTATTGTTTACGGGGATTATTATTTTTTGGAAACATTAATTAGAAAAAAAGCGCTTAAATAAAATGAAGAAAATAAATTTCAAGAACAGATGTGCACTATTTGTTGTGTATAGTTTATTTGGTTTTGGCGTCCTTCAAGCACAAAATACAACGGATTTAGTCCGAACCAAAACCAATCTCAATGCCGATTGGCAATATGTGGCAAACGATACAAAAAAAATTACTGATATCGCTCAGATAGCCAATTGGACGCAACTCAATTTGCCTCATACTTGGAACAGTGAGGATGCAACAGATGCTGAGCCGGGCTATCGCAGAAGCGCGAGTTGGTATAAAAAAAACCTTGCTATTCCTACTATCGATAAGAATAAAGTCTATCAATTGTATTTTGAAGGTGCTAATATTACCACCAAAGTATATGTAAACGGCAGCGAAGTAGGCGAGCACGTTGGCGGATATATAGGTTTTACTTTCGACATTACAAAATTTATCAAAGCTGGAAACAATGAAATTTTAGTTCGTGTTGACAATAGTTACAACATCGAAATCATTCCCTCCCAAAAAAGCGATTTCTTTATTTATGGTGGTATTACCAGAGATGTTTGGTTATTATCTATGGCAAAGAACCATATTGAAAAAATCAAAATTACCACTCCAAAAGTTGCCGCAAAATCAGCTGCATTGGTTGTAAAAACATTTGTTGAAAATCCGCAAGGAAATACCTATTCTGCTCAATTGAAAAATCCAGAAGGAAAAGTGGTTGCCACCCAAAAAGGGATGCTATCAGGTTCAGAAACAGCAATAAAATTCAATGATATCAAGAATCCAGAATTATGGGATATTGAATCGCCAAACCTTTATACTATTAGTGTTTCAATGCTAGAAAAAGGGAAAATCATCGATAAAATAGAAGACAAAGTCGGTTTCCGATGGTTCGAATTCAAAGAAAACGGTCCTTTTTATCTCAACGGAAAACGTGTCTTGATTCGCGGAACGCACCGTCACGAAGAGCATGCGGGAGTCGGAGCAGCCGTTTCGAATGAGCAACATCGAAAAGATATGGAATCCATAAAAGAAATGGGCGCCAACTTTGTTCGATTGGCGCATTATCCTCAAGATCCTGAAATTTATAAAGCTTGTGACGAATTGGGATTATTGGTTTGGGACGAATTGCCTTGGTGTCGCGGCGGTGTTGGAAACCAAGTTTGGAAAACCAATGCTAAAAATTTACTGAGCGAAATGATCAAGCAAAATTACAATCATCCGTCCATTATTATCTGGTCGCTGGGTAATGAAATGAATTGGTTGCCTGATTTTCCCGATGGAGATAATACCGAAAAAATGACAACTTTTCTGAAAGAGTTGAATAGTTTGTCGCATCAATTGGATCCCAGCCGTAAAACAGCCATCCGAAAATACGAAGAAGGGGCTCGAATTGTAGATGTGTTTTCACCTTCCATTTGGTCAGGATGGTATTCCGGAAGTTATAAAAGTTATAAAAAAGCGGTTGACAAATACAAACAAGATTACAAACATTTTATCCACGCAGAATACGGTGGTGATAGTCAGGTGGGGCGTCACTCGGAGAATCCGATTACGGGCGAAGGGCAAATAAAGGTCGAAGGTTGGGAGGAAGCAATCGTACAAGGCAAAGGGGCTAATATCGCTCAAATAGGCGATTGGAGCGAAAGTTATATTGTAGATTTATTCAATTGGCATTTGCACATATCTGAAAACGACCCCATGTTTGTCGGAAATATTCAATGGGCTTTCAAGGATTTCGGAACGCCTTTACGACCTGAAGATGACATCCCATATATGAATCAAAAAGGTTTGGTAGATCGAAACGGAAACCCTAAAGATGCCTATTATGTTTTCAAAAGTTATTGGAGCGAGAAACCATTTGCTTACATTGAATCGCATACTTGGACAGAGAGACAAGGGCCTAAAGATTTGGCTCGCGTTTTGAATGTTTTTAGTAATTGTCCAAAAGTAGAGTTTTTTCATAACGGAGTTTCGCTAGGCGAAAAGCAAAGAGATCTGAAAGCCTATCCAGCTTGTGGTTTGACGTGGAATGTAAATTTCTCTGAAGGAAAAAATACTTTTGTTGCAGTTGGAACCACCAAAGATGGTAAAAAAGTAACCGATACTATTGATGTAAATTATCGCTTTACTAAAAATGGACCCGCTGTGGGATTAGTACTTTCTTCTAAAAAAATGAAAAACGGAAATTATTTGGTTACCGCTCTAGCTGTTGATAAAAATAATTTACGCTGTTTAGATTATGAAGAGCGTGTTTATTTTCAATGTCTATCGGGTGGTCAAACCTTGAAAAACCAAGGAACGCCAACAGGAAGCGAATCGATTAAAATGTCCAACGGAAAAGCTGCCATTGAAGTAATCCCAGACACCAAAAGTGATTCAATTGAAATGACTATTTTGAATCAAAATTTCAAAGGGGAGTATTTAAAGTTTAAAAAATAAGAGGTTCGAAAGGAACAAATTCAGATGTTAAAAAGGAAACAAATTGGTATTTTGGTAGTTATTGGAATCACATTTATTGGTTGTTCCAGTGCTAAAATGGCTCTTGACCTTAATGCAATTGAAAAGCCTCGAGTTTTAAAAAAAGCGGAACTGTATTTTAATGCAGAACCTATCACGGTGACTTCCAGTTTTTGTAGCAGAAGCGCGGGAACTATTCACGATTTTTATTCAGAAGGCGATTATTGGTGGCCTGATCCGCAAAATTCAACAGGACCATACATCCGCAAAGACGGAATGACCAATCCGAATAATTTCACAGCACATCGTGAAGCTATGATACGGTTAAGTCAAATTTCAGGCGCTTTAGGTTCAGCCTATATTTTAACAAAAGATAAGAAATATGCAGATCAATTAGCGATTCATTTGCGAGCTTGGTTTATCAATGAAAACACAAAAATGAATCCCAATTTATTGTATGCCCAAGCCATAAAAGGGGTGGCAACAGGTCGCGGTATAGGAATTATCGACACGATTCATTTGATAGAAGTAGTCAAAGCCATTCAAGCTATAGAGGATTCAAGGTCGCTTTCTGCTACTGAATTAGCCACTATAAAATTGTGGTTTTCAAGTTATTTGAAATGGATGACAACACACGAATATGGCATAGCCGAGCGGGATAATGGCAACAATCATAGTGTCTGTTGGGCGTTACAAGTAGCTGCTTTTGCTAGTTTGACAAATGACACGGAGACAATGAATTTTTGTAGAAATTTTTATAAAAACACGCTTTTACCCAATCAAATGGCGAAAGACGGTAGTTTTCCTTTGGAATTGCAACGTACAAAACCGTATGGATATTCTTTATTTAACTTAGATGCTATGGCAAGTATTTGTCAAATTCTATCGACAAAAGAGGATAACCTTTTTGCTTATACCACAAAAGACAAGCAGAATATAGCTTTAGGATTGCAATTTATGGTTCCATACATAGAGAACAAATCATTATGGCCTTATCCAAAAGATGTTATGTATTGGGATGAATGGCCAGTAAGACAATCAAGTTTGCTATTTGGAGGATTAGCTTTGAAAAAGGATAAATACATCGATTTGTGGAAATCATTAAATGGTGATTTTACCAATCCAGAAGTGATTCGGAATATGCCCGTTAGGTATCCGATTTTATGGTTGATTAAATAATATTATAAATTAAATAATGATAAAATAGAA is part of the Flavobacterium nackdongense genome and encodes:
- a CDS encoding hybrid sensor histidine kinase/response regulator yields the protein MKTKLHTFFLLIASFVIFAQTGSYRLNNLSTVQGLSQSSIIAIHQDDIGQMWFGTRDGLNKYDGSKFTIFRNNPKDSTSISNNDILSIQKDKSGNIWVGTYNGLNCYNPKKNTFKQYFHSNSDQSLCNSTVYEIKEIKNEIWIGTSSGLSIYNKNTRKFISLFQNVNNSSSLPNNFVLSILETKNGAIWVGTAKGLCRLKSRKNNIFTFQQIKAAGDNEALFIQKIKEDAAGNLWIGTKTKGVYKFDNRSQKLISLQANGLQNGIGLDIRAIDIDKNGALWIGTYSGVSVLNSEGNIQKVENSSAKNTSLKKVKAIFTDKKGTVWIGTYYNGLYNWDVSNVNFTNLNQNSGKQALSFDVISSIIADKNQNVYFGTEGGGITILDKKTERTRFLSAGKSLEWPGNSIKSMLLTDNGILWIGTFSDGLSAYDIKTQQFLPSLISPDLKNLLKETGVYVIKKGRDKDVIWLGSFGKGLIRYAMTTKTYQIIGNDNYSDNFLTNNRIRTLLIDSKDNIWIGTQSGLNCINLNDIENNKYKIKHFFFDNSTLSGDDILSLFQDHKDRIWVGTKAKGLYMLNGSAIKSIKFKPGNETVTAIHAILEDAKSNLWLSSNFGIIKYNTTKNALIVYNQKQGLVSNEFNDNACLKLAPNQFYFGGPLGVSYFNSDRIAINSYSPQVILTGLNIKNELVDVNTNQEILENSITYTKTLTLSYDKANFSINFAIPNFINSTNNRYSYRLVGLENNWTTTDKNEAVYTIQTPGTYVFEVRGANNDGVWNTVPTTLEIIVEPAPWRSVWAFLLYFIIIGAALYGLAWIIKSKEILKKELELEHLETQINKENTSAKLQFFTNISHEFRTPLTLILGPLQQILSNYNGSNEMYKKLMVIESSANHLLGLINRLMDFRKFENKQFILESAQGNIVKFLNEIFLSFSEYAKDGNYTYTFSTSDEEILVYYDRYKLERVFYNLISNAFRYTPKAGVISMTITKEDQDIIIAITDSGVGIAEEYIDKIFDLFFEVPGHKKVENDYNKGTGIGLSIVKNIVDLHKGIIKVENKSTGGAIFAVRLPLGKAHLSESEISKDFKVSDDVSLYTSQLTQLNDPEDEEYLELDSNTEKLSILIVEDHKVLRNFIKNFLKSEYNVLVAENGVKGLKKALKYVPDLVISDVIMPEMVGTELCAKIKENIKTSHIPVILLTSRTSFVYKIEGLESGADDYISKPFNLVEFKLRIKNVLNSAQRLKEKFSSDTNYIASEITTSSLDEQLFKKAIKVVEENISNEQFDVQSFCSELGVSRTMLFTKVKAWTNFTPNEFIQEIRMKRAANLLEQTSLNISQVAYKVGFTNPKYFSKCFQKRFRETPSQYANRFSDDAKN
- a CDS encoding glycoside hydrolase family 88 protein; translated protein: MKKIVSLDVESNRKHYNSIMRRFYIILFYGLLLFFHPNAFAQQRLDEATIQKRLNTRFEKLLEYPIDSLGFPRSMSVKTGLIKKVPSKDWTSGFYVGNLWQLYIITGDTRYKEYASQWNPYLEKEKFNGKTHDMGFKIYCSYGKGYEITQSEAYKKIIIKSAQTLSTRFSNKVGSLKSWDNRDRWEFPVIIDNMMNLELLFEASKLTGDDSYRKIAIQHANTTLKNHFRKDNSCYHVLGYDSISGKVISKNTHQGYSDASSWARGQAWAVYGFTMAYRYTMDKSYLKQAEATAQFFINHKNLPVDGIPYWDFDVPNIPNTYRDASAAAIMASALIELYSVTKNEMYLNYSNKVIQSLSSDKYLLHKSVKGPFILDHCTGDWSKKLELDEPIVYGDYYFLETLIRKKALK
- a CDS encoding glycoside hydrolase family 2 protein, with product MKKINFKNRCALFVVYSLFGFGVLQAQNTTDLVRTKTNLNADWQYVANDTKKITDIAQIANWTQLNLPHTWNSEDATDAEPGYRRSASWYKKNLAIPTIDKNKVYQLYFEGANITTKVYVNGSEVGEHVGGYIGFTFDITKFIKAGNNEILVRVDNSYNIEIIPSQKSDFFIYGGITRDVWLLSMAKNHIEKIKITTPKVAAKSAALVVKTFVENPQGNTYSAQLKNPEGKVVATQKGMLSGSETAIKFNDIKNPELWDIESPNLYTISVSMLEKGKIIDKIEDKVGFRWFEFKENGPFYLNGKRVLIRGTHRHEEHAGVGAAVSNEQHRKDMESIKEMGANFVRLAHYPQDPEIYKACDELGLLVWDELPWCRGGVGNQVWKTNAKNLLSEMIKQNYNHPSIIIWSLGNEMNWLPDFPDGDNTEKMTTFLKELNSLSHQLDPSRKTAIRKYEEGARIVDVFSPSIWSGWYSGSYKSYKKAVDKYKQDYKHFIHAEYGGDSQVGRHSENPITGEGQIKVEGWEEAIVQGKGANIAQIGDWSESYIVDLFNWHLHISENDPMFVGNIQWAFKDFGTPLRPEDDIPYMNQKGLVDRNGNPKDAYYVFKSYWSEKPFAYIESHTWTERQGPKDLARVLNVFSNCPKVEFFHNGVSLGEKQRDLKAYPACGLTWNVNFSEGKNTFVAVGTTKDGKKVTDTIDVNYRFTKNGPAVGLVLSSKKMKNGNYLVTALAVDKNNLRCLDYEERVYFQCLSGGQTLKNQGTPTGSESIKMSNGKAAIEVIPDTKSDSIEMTILNQNFKGEYLKFKK
- a CDS encoding alginate lyase family protein, which produces MLKRKQIGILVVIGITFIGCSSAKMALDLNAIEKPRVLKKAELYFNAEPITVTSSFCSRSAGTIHDFYSEGDYWWPDPQNSTGPYIRKDGMTNPNNFTAHREAMIRLSQISGALGSAYILTKDKKYADQLAIHLRAWFINENTKMNPNLLYAQAIKGVATGRGIGIIDTIHLIEVVKAIQAIEDSRSLSATELATIKLWFSSYLKWMTTHEYGIAERDNGNNHSVCWALQVAAFASLTNDTETMNFCRNFYKNTLLPNQMAKDGSFPLELQRTKPYGYSLFNLDAMASICQILSTKEDNLFAYTTKDKQNIALGLQFMVPYIENKSLWPYPKDVMYWDEWPVRQSSLLFGGLALKKDKYIDLWKSLNGDFTNPEVIRNMPVRYPILWLIK